A region of Neovison vison isolate M4711 chromosome 7, ASM_NN_V1, whole genome shotgun sequence DNA encodes the following proteins:
- the FANCF gene encoding Fanconi anemia group F protein, which translates to MESLVEHLQRFSELLAVSRTTHVSTWDPATVRRALQWARYLRHVHRRFGRHVRIRRALERRLQNQWGQEGASGSAPVPGLTNFQALGRGDLLLSLRLLENRALGDAAYHYLLRQLFPGPGVPDPDEEALQGSLARLARCRSAVQLLRFSGPGEKSALEDPVLKTQAELLLGRLREVPKAEAEGPSRFLSTLWDRLPQNNFLKVLAAALLLPPSSPRPQGEELEPGTPQTPGDGAQELVRWLLEKSDVLAAFCRSLPVGLLTSVAGRHPALCRAYLGLLTDWGRRLHYDLPKGTWVGAEPQHVSWEELYGRFQSLCRAPPPLKDEVLTALEACKAQDGDFQVPGVSIWTDLLLALGSGS; encoded by the coding sequence ATGGAATCGCTCGTGGAGCACCTTCAGCGCTTCTCCGAGCTTCTGGCCGTCTCCCGCACGACCCACGTCAGCACCTGGGACCCCGCAACCGTGCGCAGGGCCTTGCAGTGGGCTCGCTACCTGCGCCACGTCCATAGGCGCTTTGGCCGCCATGTTCGCATTCGCAGGGCTCTGGAGCGGCGGCTGCAAAAccagtggggacaggagggcgCGTCTGGGTCCGCTCCAGTCCCCGGGCTGACGAACTTCCAGGCCCTGGGGCGCGGTGACCTCCTGCTGTCTCTGCGCCTGCTGGAGAACCGGGCCCTCGGGGATGCCGCCTATCACTACCTGCTGCGGCAGCTCTTTCCGGGCCCGGGCGTCCCCGATCCCGACGAGGAGGCGCTCCAAGGCAGCCTGGCTCGCCTCGCCCGCTGCCGCTCAGCAGTCCAGTTGCTGCGTTTCAGCGGCCCCGGGGAGAAGTCGGCGCTCGAGGACCCGGTGCTGAAGACCCAGGCGGAGCTGCTGCTGGGGCGTCTGCGGGAGGTGCCGAAGGCCGAAGCCGAGGGCCCCAGCAGGTTTCTCAGCACTCTGTGGGACCGCTTGCCTCAGAACAACTTTCTGAAGGTCCTAGCGGCCGCGCTGTTGCTTCCCCCGTCGTCTCCCCGGCCCCAGGGAGAAGAGTTGGAGCCGGGCACCCCCCAAACGCCCGGAGACGGGGCCCAGGAGCTGGTCCGTTGGCTTTTGGAGAAGTCGGATGTCCTGGCCGCCTTTTGCCGCAGCCTCCCGGTCGGGCTTCTAACTTCGGTGGCAGGCCGCCACCCCGCGCTCTGCCGGGCCTATCTGGGTCTGCTCACAGACTGGGGTCGGCGTCTGCACTACGACCTCCcgaagggcacttgggtgggaGCTGAGCCCCAACACGTGTCCTGGGAGGAGCTGTACGGCCGGTTTCAAAGCCTCTGCCGGGCCCCTCCACCTCTGAAAGACGAAGTTCTAACTGCCCTGGAGGCCTGTAAGGCGCAGGATGGAGATTTCCAAGTTCCGGGTGTCAGCATCTGGACAGACCTGTTGCTAGCTCTTGGGAGTGGGTCATGA